From the genome of Phycisphaeraceae bacterium:
CCGTCTGCTCGTTGGTGTGCTTGAGGGTCAGGCGATCCCAAAGCTTGCGGCCCTTGTAGGGGCCGTCGATCACCTCCATCTCGACCTCGAGGTACTCGCCCTTGCCGTTCTTGGTGGGCTTCATCTCCGTCGCGGTGATGACCACGAGGTACTTGCCGCTCGGAATGGGATCGAAGCCGGTGTTGGGGTCGACGTCGTGCGCGTTGAATCCGTTCAGGTCTGCCATGTGGTCAGGCTCCTTGCTCGTTGGCGGTTTCGGATTGGGTCGGGTCGATCACGGGCTGCTCGCCGCGCGCGAGCGCCGCGAAGACGCGGTAGTCCAGCGGCAGCTCGTCGGGGAGGTTGAGGCGGTTCTTGGCGACATGCGCCGGCCGCTCGGTGGTGCGGAGAATCCGCTCGCCGGTGCCGATGCCCTGCGTGCGCTTGCGGTCGAAGCCCTCGCTGCTCGTCCGCGTGTGGACGCGGTAGGTGGCGAAGAGCACCTCGTCGCACCACTCCTGGACGAGCGCCGACGCCTGCTTCTGGAGGCGCGGCGCGTAGCGGTCGTACGAGTCGGTCTCGGGGTTGGCGAACTTCTCGATCGCGGCGTGCGCGATGAGGATCACCTGCATGCCACGGTCGGCACGCAGCGCGTCGAGTCCCGCGAAGATCTCGCGCCACTGCGTCAGCGCGAAGACGTAGCCCTTCGCGTAGCCGATGTCCTCGATCGTCTCAACGCCGCGCTTGGCGCAGACCTCCGCCCAGATCAGGCGTTCCAGCCAGTCCAGCGAATCGATGACGACCGTCTGGTAGTCGTGCTCCTCGGAGTAGAGCGTCGACAGCGCCG
Proteins encoded in this window:
- a CDS encoding ATP-binding protein, with protein sequence MTMLAHIQKGRAAMPRRIMVYGVHGVGKSTFGAMAEKPIFITTEEGTNDIECDRFPLATKYADVLAALSTLYSEEHDYQTVVIDSLDWLERLIWAEVCAKRGVETIEDIGYAKGYVFALTQWREIFAGLDALRADRGMQVILIAHAAIEKFANPETDSYDRYAPRLQKQASALVQEWCDEVLFATYRVHTRTSSEGFDRKRTQGIGTGERILRTTERPAHVAKNRLNLPDELPLDYRVFAALARGEQPVIDPTQSETANEQGA